The Thermosulfurimonas sp. F29 genome includes a window with the following:
- a CDS encoding cation:proton antiporter: MLNTAFLLDLLLVLCGAWALGYVAQRLGLPVMLGELVAGLILGPPVLGLVSPSESLELLAELGIFFAMFYAGLEMDPRELLEHLRPSLAVALGGFVLPFVLGALTAYLFGGTLYQSLFVGMGTSITAIAVQTVVLKSLRINRTELGHIIIGAALVDDLLALVTLSVLLGLARSGRVDVAGIGFIVLKVLAFFGVTIFLGEVVLPRFTRRITDEGGKAVTFALVVALVMAFLAEEAGLHHVIGAFLAGQFVRREIMRPEVYEIIEDRFYGLSYGFLLPVFFVTLAFHLHWSLDPGFLLLTVAITAVALVGKFVGAGLGLRLFGFGFWECLVVGSGMNGRGAVEMVVAAVAMSLSRELLAQGKISTPLLTEAQFSALVVMAFVTTVLAPISLRWTAQRACRREERAEFCRLLEEARREAVGG, from the coding sequence ATGCTCAATACTGCCTTCTTGCTGGACCTTCTCCTCGTCCTCTGCGGGGCCTGGGCGCTGGGCTATGTGGCTCAGCGTCTGGGGCTTCCGGTGATGCTGGGTGAACTGGTGGCCGGTCTTATTCTCGGTCCCCCGGTCCTGGGGCTCGTATCCCCTTCCGAGTCGCTGGAACTCCTGGCGGAGTTGGGGATCTTCTTCGCCATGTTTTACGCCGGGCTCGAGATGGACCCCCGGGAACTCCTGGAGCACCTCAGGCCCTCCCTGGCGGTGGCCCTGGGAGGTTTTGTGTTGCCGTTCGTCCTCGGGGCCCTTACGGCTTATCTCTTCGGGGGCACCCTCTACCAGAGTCTCTTCGTGGGGATGGGTACCTCCATAACGGCCATCGCGGTGCAGACCGTGGTGCTCAAGAGCCTCCGCATAAACCGTACCGAACTGGGGCACATCATCATCGGGGCGGCCCTGGTGGACGATCTCCTGGCCCTCGTCACCCTTTCCGTGCTCCTGGGACTGGCCCGCAGCGGACGCGTGGATGTGGCGGGTATCGGCTTCATCGTCCTGAAGGTCCTGGCCTTTTTCGGGGTCACCATATTTCTGGGGGAGGTCGTGCTTCCCCGCTTCACGCGGCGGATTACCGATGAGGGAGGCAAGGCCGTGACCTTCGCCCTGGTGGTGGCTCTGGTGATGGCCTTTCTGGCCGAAGAGGCCGGGCTACATCATGTCATCGGGGCCTTTCTGGCCGGCCAGTTCGTGCGACGGGAGATTATGCGCCCCGAGGTGTACGAGATCATCGAGGATCGTTTTTACGGATTGAGTTACGGTTTCCTTCTTCCCGTATTTTTTGTAACCCTGGCCTTTCATCTGCACTGGAGCCTCGATCCCGGGTTCCTCCTCCTGACCGTGGCCATTACTGCGGTGGCTCTTGTGGGTAAATTCGTCGGTGCCGGCCTGGGGCTCAGGCTTTTCGGCTTCGGATTCTGGGAATGTCTGGTGGTGGGTTCCGGGATGAACGGACGCGGGGCGGTGGAGATGGTGGTGGCCGCGGTGGCCATGAGCCTGAGCCGGGAGCTCCTGGCTCAGGGCAAGATTTCTACCCCTCTCCTTACCGAAGCGCAATTTTCCGCCCTGGTGGTAATGGCCTTCGTGACCACGGTCCTGGCCCCGATCTCCCTGAGATGGACGGCTCAGCGGGCCTGTCGGAGGGAGGAACGGGCCGAATTCTGCCGGTTGCTTGAGGAGGCCCGCAGGGAGGCCGTAGGGGGCTAG
- a CDS encoding cobyric acid synthase, with protein MGRALAFVGTMSSVGKSLLAALACRYFSRRGLRVVPFKAQNMSLNALATEEGEMAWAQAYQALAAGRRPSVRMNPLLLKPLAERRAEIIFLGKPEGILPAGEFRAFRRRYRERVFAVFEELLHENDLVIIEGAGGLAELNLLEGDIANYELLRTYGIPYVLVGEIDRGGIFAQIWGTYELVPELKAQSLGFVVNKFRGDPALFEEGLRLLEERTGRPALGLLPYLSDHFLEEDSASLRLSDQSFRTEGLRVAVLAYPYLANFLDLDPLRYEEGVELLFTRNPRVVAEAHLVILPGSRNVGQSLAWIRENGLDEVLGRIAERGVILGLCGGFQILGRRLIDPEGLEFGGELPGLGLLPHETIFRSPKRSGPLTDHPPFPFWKEALSGFEIRYGRSYLGGNEVVSVFKERIMGTYLHGIFFEDRFREAFLNYVRRKAGLPEKPSRPYRERVGAVLDRALGLPAFAGLFKRLAELV; from the coding sequence ATGGGAAGGGCCCTGGCCTTCGTGGGAACGATGTCCTCGGTGGGCAAAAGCCTCCTTGCGGCCCTGGCCTGTCGTTATTTTTCCCGACGGGGCCTGAGGGTGGTGCCCTTTAAGGCGCAGAACATGAGCCTGAACGCGCTGGCCACCGAAGAGGGGGAGATGGCCTGGGCGCAGGCTTATCAGGCCCTGGCCGCGGGAAGGCGTCCCTCGGTGCGTATGAATCCCCTTCTCCTGAAGCCCCTGGCCGAACGCCGGGCGGAGATCATTTTCCTGGGAAAACCGGAAGGGATACTTCCGGCCGGGGAGTTCAGGGCCTTCCGCCGGCGCTACCGGGAAAGGGTCTTCGCCGTCTTCGAGGAACTCCTTCACGAAAACGATCTGGTGATAATAGAGGGAGCCGGGGGGCTGGCGGAATTGAACCTCCTTGAGGGGGATATCGCCAATTACGAGCTCCTGCGCACCTACGGAATTCCCTATGTGCTGGTGGGGGAAATAGACCGGGGTGGAATCTTCGCCCAGATCTGGGGGACTTACGAGCTGGTTCCGGAGCTCAAGGCCCAGTCCCTGGGGTTCGTGGTAAACAAGTTCCGGGGGGACCCGGCCCTTTTTGAGGAGGGGCTCCGCCTCCTCGAGGAACGCACTGGTCGCCCCGCGCTGGGACTTCTGCCCTATCTTTCCGATCATTTTCTGGAGGAGGACAGCGCCTCACTCAGACTCTCGGACCAGTCCTTCCGGACCGAGGGCCTTCGGGTGGCGGTACTGGCCTATCCCTATCTGGCCAATTTCCTGGACCTGGATCCGCTTCGTTACGAAGAGGGGGTGGAGCTGCTCTTCACCCGCAACCCCCGGGTGGTGGCCGAGGCTCACCTGGTCATCCTCCCCGGATCCCGCAATGTGGGGCAGAGCCTGGCCTGGATCAGGGAAAACGGTCTGGACGAGGTCCTGGGTCGGATCGCCGAACGGGGAGTGATCCTGGGACTCTGCGGGGGATTCCAGATCCTGGGGCGGCGCCTGATTGATCCCGAGGGGCTTGAGTTCGGGGGGGAACTGCCGGGACTCGGCCTTCTCCCCCACGAGACGATCTTTCGCTCCCCCAAGCGCTCCGGTCCCCTCACGGATCATCCTCCCTTCCCCTTCTGGAAGGAGGCCCTTTCCGGGTTTGAGATTCGCTACGGTCGAAGCTATCTCGGGGGCAACGAGGTGGTGAGCGTCTTTAAGGAGCGGATCATGGGGACCTACCTCCACGGGATCTTCTTCGAGGACCGTTTTCGGGAGGCCTTTCTGAACTATGTCCGCCGAAAGGCGGGACTTCCGGAAAAACCTTCCCGTCCCTATAGGGAAAGAGTGGGCGCGGTTCTGGACCGCGCCCTGGGACTTCCGGCCTTTGCCGGATTGTTTAAACGCCTGGCCGAACTGGTTTAG
- a CDS encoding DUF1015 domain-containing protein — MPMPDVCPFYGWRYNPERVNLSRVVAPPYDVVSPEEVFQYLAKDPHNIFHLEISPEGPDRYQRAAERLKKWVEEGILIREKYPSFYLYRLHFSHNGQRYTRTGFIALVRLSPFSEGKILPHEKTFSRITEDRLRLLRATSAQFSQIFVLYRDPERETLKTVPGKEILRVEISDGTVHELVRIDDPGVQGKLQQFFRDRVFYIADGHHRYTTALRYAEEMEARFKPGEPRCFHYIMSYLCPFEDPGLIVLPTHRIVRRSPERGKLEEVLREMAESISFPPDAGRPDLEKRVFVIFFEGRPYEVRLRPEILLRWERENGLPETQLPAAWCARFIKALFGESEKDLKEKGLLSYTPWSEEVYKEASKGALGILLPPTPIEALERVASSGKVMPHKSTYFHPKILTGLVVFRITPEAAPPCP; from the coding sequence ATGCCCATGCCGGATGTGTGTCCTTTTTACGGATGGCGCTACAATCCCGAACGGGTGAATCTTTCTCGGGTAGTGGCTCCTCCGTATGATGTGGTCAGTCCAGAGGAGGTTTTTCAGTATCTTGCGAAGGATCCTCACAATATTTTCCATCTGGAGATTTCTCCCGAAGGACCGGATCGCTATCAACGGGCCGCCGAAAGGTTGAAAAAGTGGGTGGAGGAAGGCATCCTCATAAGGGAGAAATACCCCAGTTTTTATCTTTATCGTTTGCATTTTAGTCATAATGGACAGAGATACACTCGAACCGGATTTATTGCGTTGGTTCGGCTCAGTCCTTTTAGTGAGGGAAAAATTCTTCCCCATGAGAAGACCTTTTCCCGCATCACCGAGGACCGACTTAGACTTCTTCGGGCCACCTCGGCCCAGTTCAGCCAGATCTTTGTCCTTTATCGGGATCCAGAGAGAGAAACCTTAAAGACCGTTCCCGGGAAAGAGATTCTTCGGGTGGAGATTTCGGATGGTACCGTTCATGAACTGGTTCGAATTGACGATCCGGGGGTTCAAGGGAAGCTTCAGCAATTTTTCCGGGATCGTGTTTTTTATATTGCTGATGGCCATCATCGTTACACTACCGCGTTGCGGTATGCCGAGGAGATGGAGGCCCGCTTCAAACCCGGGGAGCCCCGCTGTTTTCACTATATCATGTCTTATCTTTGTCCCTTTGAGGATCCCGGGCTCATTGTTCTTCCTACCCACCGGATAGTTCGGCGCAGTCCGGAAAGGGGAAAACTTGAGGAAGTCCTCCGAGAAATGGCTGAATCGATTTCTTTTCCCCCTGATGCGGGGCGTCCCGATCTGGAAAAAAGGGTTTTTGTTATCTTTTTTGAAGGCCGTCCCTATGAGGTGCGTTTAAGACCGGAGATTTTACTCCGCTGGGAACGGGAAAATGGACTTCCGGAGACGCAACTTCCCGCAGCCTGGTGTGCCCGATTTATTAAAGCCCTTTTCGGAGAGTCCGAGAAAGATCTGAAAGAAAAGGGTCTCCTTTCCTATACTCCCTGGTCCGAAGAGGTGTATAAAGAAGCCAGCAAGGGCGCTCTGGGAATACTCCTCCCGCCCACTCCCATTGAAGCTCTCGAGAGGGTAGCCTCAAGCGGAAAGGTGATGCCACACAAGTCCACTTACTTCCACCCCAAAATTCTTACCGGACTGGTGGTATTCCGTATAACTCCGGAGGCCGCCCCTCCTTGTCCTTAA
- a CDS encoding phosphatidylglycerophosphatase A, whose protein sequence is MFFGLGKIPWAPGTWGSAAGIFLYWITSGWPLWGRGLFLVVLTLMGVWASGRTEDILRSKDPSCVIIDEVAGAYLAVLGHAADPLHLAMGFLLFRILDIGKPWPVNQGEKWPGGRGIMADDLLAGGIVNGIITIFIR, encoded by the coding sequence ATTTTTTTCGGTTTAGGGAAAATTCCCTGGGCCCCGGGCACCTGGGGCTCAGCAGCCGGAATCTTTCTTTACTGGATCACCTCCGGCTGGCCTTTATGGGGCCGGGGACTTTTTCTGGTGGTTCTTACGCTGATGGGGGTATGGGCCTCGGGACGAACCGAAGATATCCTGCGGAGTAAAGATCCCTCGTGCGTGATCATCGACGAGGTGGCCGGAGCCTACCTGGCCGTACTGGGACATGCGGCCGATCCTTTGCACCTTGCAATGGGATTCTTGCTCTTCAGAATCCTTGACATCGGAAAACCATGGCCTGTAAATCAGGGCGAAAAGTGGCCCGGAGGCCGGGGAATTATGGCTGACGATCTCCTGGCCGGAGGAATCGTTAACGGAATAATAACCATCTTCATCCGGTAG
- a CDS encoding efflux RND transporter permease subunit, whose translation MVTRVIEASGRNPFLVLTTVAFLCLAAWFAVHRVPLDAIPDLSDIQVIVVAEWPGQSPDIMEDQVTYPIVSSLVAAPRVKTVRGYSYFGQAFIYVLFKDGTDLYWARSRVLEYLDRIKGKLPRGVRVSLGPDATGVGWVFEYALVDKSGRHDLSELRTFQDFYLKYWLEAVPGVAEVATVGGFVKEYQVLLDPVKLYAHGLSVLEVIRAIRRSNQEVGGRILEFSGKEFFVRGRGYVKGISDLENIVLRNDPVTGTPVLLRDVAEVRLGAALRRGAAELNGEGEVVGGIVVMRYGENALNVIRRVKERLKEIEPALPEGVKIVTTYDRSELIKRAIGTLRKTLLEEMIVVSVVIFLFLLHPPSALVAVVILPVAVALSFIPMYYLRITANIMSLGGIAIAIGAMVDAVIVLVENAHKHLEHDTGPRREVILRAAREVGPAIFFSLLVITVSFLPVFALQAQEGRLFKPLAYTKTFSMFFAALLSITLAPALMVWFVRRGFPEGKNPLSRILIAVYRPVLGLALRWKWLVVLLSLASLAATVPVWQRLGSEFMPPLNEGSILYMPTTLPGISVTEAVRVLQIQDRILKSFPEVKTVFGKVGRAETATDPAPLSMVETTVLLKPRDKWRPGMTWDKLIAEMDRAMQIPGWTNAWTMPIKTRIDMLTTGIRTPIGIKIYGKDLATIQRIGEELEALLRGLPGTRSVYAERTSGGYYVDIVPDRRACARYGLTVGEVLDLVRTAVGGLVIDYTVEGRERYPVQVRYAREFREDLPGLKGILVKTPSGAMVPLGELARVRLTDGPPMIKDENGFRVGYVYVDVVGRDIGSYVREARRVVREKLRLPPGYFLEWSGQYRYMERVKRRLTLLIPFTVFLIFFLLYLHFRNLVEVTLVMLSIPFALVGSVWLLWFLGYNLSVAVGVGMIALAGVATETGVVMLVYLDAARRKRESAGPLDSRVLREAVVEGAVMRLRPKVMTVATTIAGLLPLLWSRGTGADVMRRIAAPMIGGLVTSTLVTLLLIPVLYEWWKGRSYQRQ comes from the coding sequence GTGGTCACGCGGGTCATTGAGGCCTCCGGGCGCAACCCCTTTCTGGTGCTTACCACCGTGGCCTTCCTGTGCCTGGCGGCCTGGTTCGCCGTCCACCGGGTCCCCCTGGATGCCATTCCGGATCTCTCGGACATCCAGGTGATCGTGGTGGCGGAATGGCCGGGACAGAGTCCGGACATCATGGAGGACCAGGTCACCTATCCCATAGTCTCCTCCCTGGTGGCCGCTCCCCGGGTGAAGACGGTCCGGGGTTATTCCTATTTCGGCCAGGCCTTCATCTATGTGCTCTTTAAGGACGGCACGGATCTCTACTGGGCGAGGAGTCGGGTGCTCGAGTATCTGGACCGCATCAAGGGAAAGCTTCCCCGGGGGGTGCGGGTGAGTCTGGGGCCGGACGCCACCGGGGTGGGCTGGGTCTTTGAGTATGCCCTGGTGGACAAGAGCGGGCGTCACGACCTTTCCGAGCTTCGCACCTTTCAGGACTTCTACCTCAAGTACTGGCTGGAGGCCGTGCCCGGCGTGGCCGAGGTGGCCACCGTGGGAGGATTCGTAAAGGAATACCAGGTTCTCCTCGATCCGGTGAAACTCTATGCCCACGGGCTCTCGGTGCTCGAGGTCATAAGGGCCATCCGGCGGAGCAATCAGGAGGTGGGAGGAAGGATCCTGGAGTTCTCCGGCAAGGAATTTTTTGTTCGCGGCCGGGGGTATGTGAAGGGAATCTCCGACCTCGAAAACATCGTGCTTCGTAACGATCCGGTGACCGGCACGCCCGTGCTGCTCAGGGATGTGGCGGAGGTGCGTCTGGGGGCGGCGTTGCGGCGAGGGGCGGCGGAACTGAACGGCGAGGGCGAGGTGGTGGGGGGCATCGTGGTCATGCGTTACGGGGAGAACGCCCTCAATGTGATCCGGCGGGTGAAGGAGCGCCTGAAGGAAATAGAACCCGCCCTCCCGGAAGGGGTGAAGATCGTCACCACCTACGATCGTTCCGAACTCATCAAACGGGCCATCGGCACCCTCCGCAAGACCCTCCTTGAGGAAATGATCGTGGTTTCGGTGGTGATCTTTCTCTTCCTGCTTCACCCTCCCTCGGCCCTGGTGGCGGTGGTGATCCTTCCGGTGGCGGTGGCCCTTTCCTTTATCCCCATGTACTACCTTCGCATCACCGCCAACATCATGTCTCTGGGGGGCATAGCCATCGCCATAGGGGCCATGGTGGACGCGGTTATCGTGCTGGTGGAAAACGCTCACAAGCACCTGGAACACGACACCGGCCCCCGCAGGGAGGTGATCCTGCGGGCGGCCCGGGAGGTGGGACCGGCCATCTTCTTCTCCCTTCTGGTGATCACGGTCTCCTTCCTGCCGGTCTTCGCCCTTCAGGCCCAGGAGGGGCGTCTGTTCAAGCCGCTGGCCTACACCAAGACCTTTTCCATGTTCTTCGCCGCTCTTCTTTCCATCACCCTGGCTCCGGCCCTAATGGTCTGGTTCGTGCGCCGCGGTTTCCCGGAGGGCAAGAATCCCCTCTCCCGGATCCTGATCGCCGTCTATCGTCCGGTTCTGGGGTTGGCCCTGCGCTGGAAATGGCTGGTGGTGCTCCTTTCCCTGGCCTCGCTCGCCGCCACGGTGCCGGTATGGCAACGCCTGGGCTCGGAGTTCATGCCTCCGCTGAACGAGGGATCCATCCTCTACATGCCCACCACCCTTCCCGGGATCTCCGTCACCGAAGCCGTGAGGGTGCTCCAGATCCAGGACCGTATCCTCAAGAGTTTCCCCGAGGTGAAGACCGTTTTCGGCAAGGTGGGCCGGGCGGAAACCGCCACCGATCCGGCTCCGCTCTCCATGGTGGAGACCACGGTGCTCCTCAAACCCCGGGATAAGTGGCGACCGGGGATGACCTGGGACAAACTCATCGCCGAGATGGATCGGGCCATGCAGATTCCGGGGTGGACCAACGCCTGGACCATGCCCATAAAGACCCGCATAGACATGCTCACCACCGGGATCCGCACCCCCATCGGGATCAAGATCTACGGAAAGGATCTGGCCACCATCCAGCGGATCGGTGAGGAACTGGAGGCCCTGCTCCGCGGTCTCCCGGGGACCCGCAGCGTTTATGCCGAAAGGACCAGCGGGGGATACTATGTGGACATAGTGCCGGATCGAAGGGCCTGTGCCCGCTACGGTTTGACCGTGGGCGAGGTCCTGGATCTGGTGCGCACCGCGGTAGGGGGCCTGGTGATAGACTACACCGTAGAAGGGCGGGAGCGATACCCCGTCCAGGTTCGCTACGCCCGGGAATTCCGGGAGGATCTCCCCGGGCTGAAAGGTATCCTGGTAAAGACCCCCTCCGGGGCCATGGTCCCCCTGGGGGAGCTTGCTCGCGTAAGGCTCACCGACGGTCCTCCCATGATCAAGGACGAAAACGGTTTCCGGGTGGGGTATGTTTATGTGGATGTGGTGGGGAGGGACATCGGGAGCTATGTCCGCGAGGCCAGGCGGGTGGTTCGGGAAAAACTCAGGCTCCCCCCGGGATACTTTCTGGAATGGAGCGGTCAATACCGCTACATGGAGCGGGTCAAACGGCGCCTGACCCTCCTCATACCCTTTACGGTCTTTCTCATCTTCTTCCTGCTCTACCTCCACTTCCGCAACCTGGTGGAGGTCACCCTGGTGATGCTTTCCATCCCCTTTGCCCTGGTGGGTTCGGTTTGGCTTCTCTGGTTTCTGGGTTACAATCTCTCGGTGGCGGTGGGGGTGGGAATGATCGCGCTGGCGGGGGTGGCCACCGAGACGGGAGTGGTGATGCTGGTGTATCTGGACGCGGCCCGGCGCAAGAGGGAGAGTGCCGGTCCGCTTGATTCTCGCGTCCTGAGAGAGGCGGTGGTGGAGGGAGCGGTCATGCGCCTGCGCCCCAAGGTTATGACCGTGGCCACCACCATTGCCGGTCTCCTGCCGCTCCTCTGGTCCCGGGGCACCGGAGCGGATGTGATGCGCCGCATCGCCGCCCCCATGATCGGAGGGCTCGTCACCTCCACCCTGGTCACCCTGCTCCTCATCCCGGTCCTCTACGAGTGGTGGAAGGGTAGATCCTATCAGAGACAGTGA
- a CDS encoding efflux RND transporter periplasmic adaptor subunit, which produces MRPAVLWLTLWLLFSPGVGLSARKTIYICPMHPSYKSDRPGKCPICGMDLVPASQVAVPSAKGERRKGEKAPGTRKAPRERAFPLVPVRISPERQQLIGVRTAPVSHQRLVLTLRAPARVAYDETRIFEVHTRVAGWVEEVRVDWTGRFVRRGETLFTLYSPRVLATEEELLRALRWLDELKETRASPEALSTAREALRAAERRLRLWGFPESALALLKSKRKPLRAFPVVAPVSGFVIKKTVFTGKRITPAEPLYTLADLSRVWIEADFYETEIPEIKPGLEVEVFVPGVPRSLRARIEEVYPWVEDRLRVMRARLTLDNPGGRLKPGMWAEVRVRIPLGMKMVIPDEALIYGGGHYYVFVKKGPGLFEPRMVRVGRKVDGKRIVLSGLRHGEEVVVSANFLIDAESRLKAALSAFGGGGGGHAGH; this is translated from the coding sequence ATGAGACCGGCGGTGCTGTGGCTGACCCTGTGGTTGTTGTTTTCTCCGGGGGTGGGTCTTTCCGCCAGGAAGACCATTTACATCTGTCCCATGCATCCCAGCTACAAGTCCGACCGGCCGGGAAAGTGTCCCATCTGCGGGATGGATCTGGTGCCGGCCAGCCAGGTTGCGGTCCCTTCGGCCAAGGGCGAGAGGCGGAAAGGGGAAAAGGCTCCCGGAACCCGTAAGGCCCCGAGGGAGCGTGCTTTTCCCCTGGTTCCGGTGAGGATTTCCCCGGAAAGGCAACAGCTCATCGGGGTGCGTACGGCTCCGGTATCTCACCAGCGTCTGGTGTTAACCCTGCGGGCCCCGGCCCGGGTCGCCTACGACGAGACCAGGATCTTCGAGGTCCACACCCGGGTGGCGGGCTGGGTGGAGGAGGTCCGGGTGGACTGGACCGGAAGGTTCGTGCGCCGCGGTGAAACCCTCTTTACCCTTTACTCTCCCCGGGTTCTGGCCACGGAGGAGGAACTGCTCCGCGCCCTCCGGTGGCTCGACGAACTGAAAGAAACGAGGGCTTCCCCCGAGGCCCTATCCACCGCCAGAGAGGCCCTTCGGGCCGCGGAAAGGAGGCTCCGGCTGTGGGGATTTCCGGAATCGGCTCTCGCGCTCCTGAAGAGCAAACGCAAACCCCTCCGGGCCTTCCCGGTGGTGGCTCCGGTCTCGGGCTTCGTGATAAAGAAGACCGTCTTCACCGGAAAGAGGATCACTCCCGCGGAACCCCTTTACACCCTGGCGGATCTTTCCCGGGTGTGGATCGAGGCGGATTTTTACGAGACCGAGATACCGGAGATCAAACCCGGTCTTGAGGTGGAGGTGTTCGTCCCTGGGGTCCCTCGCTCCCTCAGGGCCCGGATAGAGGAGGTCTATCCCTGGGTGGAGGACAGGCTTCGCGTGATGCGGGCGAGACTCACCCTGGACAACCCCGGGGGAAGGTTAAAGCCGGGGATGTGGGCGGAGGTGCGGGTGCGCATTCCCCTGGGGATGAAGATGGTGATCCCGGACGAGGCCCTGATCTACGGCGGAGGGCACTACTATGTCTTCGTAAAGAAAGGGCCGGGACTCTTCGAACCCCGCATGGTCCGGGTGGGCCGCAAGGTGGACGGCAAACGCATCGTGCTCTCCGGTCTCAGGCACGGCGAGGAGGTGGTGGTCTCGGCCAACTTCCTGATCGACGCGGAGTCGCGTCTCAAAGCCGCCCTTTCGGCCTTCGGAGGGGGAGGCGGTGGTCACGCGGGTCATTGA